Proteins found in one Serinicoccus marinus DSM 15273 genomic segment:
- a CDS encoding inositol monophosphatase family protein: protein MPGYDDDLRLAHVLADAVERTSLDLFGSWEDEVEVGPDGSLRTPAAARLEELLRHQLQRTRPRDRVEGRMLEATGHGARRWVIDPIDGAANYVRGVPVWATLISLVVEDQPVLGLVAAPMLSRRWWAGVGSGAWTGRTLARARRIAVSETRVLGHASLSADDVAGWVHGPHGPGFAALTDRVWRTRAFGDFWSHALVAEGAADVALAAWADPVQLATLAPLLREAGGTVTDPEGAPAALPLGPGSTGHPVVASNGHLHEEVLTTLSVGAEPVQG, encoded by the coding sequence GTGCCTGGATACGACGACGACCTGAGACTCGCCCACGTCCTCGCCGACGCGGTGGAGCGCACCTCGCTCGACCTCTTCGGCTCGTGGGAGGACGAGGTCGAGGTCGGCCCGGACGGATCGCTGCGCACACCGGCCGCGGCTCGCCTGGAGGAGCTGCTGCGGCACCAGCTGCAGCGCACGCGGCCGCGGGACCGGGTGGAGGGCCGCATGCTCGAGGCGACCGGTCACGGTGCGCGACGTTGGGTGATCGACCCGATCGACGGCGCCGCCAACTACGTCCGGGGCGTGCCGGTGTGGGCCACGCTCATCAGCCTGGTGGTGGAGGACCAGCCGGTGCTCGGCCTGGTGGCCGCACCGATGCTCTCCCGACGGTGGTGGGCCGGCGTCGGGTCCGGCGCCTGGACCGGCCGCACGCTGGCGCGGGCCCGGCGCATCGCCGTCTCCGAAACCCGCGTGCTGGGTCACGCCTCGCTGTCCGCGGACGACGTCGCGGGCTGGGTCCACGGGCCGCACGGACCTGGCTTCGCGGCCCTGACCGACCGGGTGTGGCGCACCCGCGCCTTCGGGGACTTCTGGAGCCACGCCCTGGTCGCCGAGGGCGCGGCGGACGTCGCGCTCGCGGCCTGGGCCGACCCGGTGCAGCTCGCGACGCTCGCCCCGCTGCTGCGCGAGGCCGGCGGGACGGTGACCGACCCGGAGGGCGCCCCCGCAGCCCTCCCGCTCGGGCCAGGCAGCACCGGTCACCCCGTCGTCGCCTCGAACGGGCACCTCCACGAGGAGGTCCTCACCACGCTGTCCGTCGGCGCAGAGCCGGTTCAGGGATGA
- a CDS encoding M16 family metallopeptidase: MTVARVRRRPPVGPPRPWAFPEAESTVAPNGLRILLVDLPGQHVLSLRLALPAPVADETPGTEGSTLLMARCLDEGTTTHSATELAEVAERHGIALGAGAGEQGVHLGLEVTARHLPAAVELLLECLTEPTFPAPEVSRLVRHRLTDLAHELADPTGCAGHEFRTAYFDPQGRAHLPLGGSASTVGTLTSDVLADRHAGLSPVGGTLVLAGDLSDVPDAAGLLSSTFGSWRSTAVPAAVGGASRRAPDAERLVLVPRPGAAQTELMLGRPGPDRRTEHGWGTYQALGMLFGGAPHARLDRVLREERGYTYGMRLGFRPRRQGGQCMVGGSVRADATLPALEETLRILAVPGAELTGREVREAADYLAMTAPSRYLTADTVADELVSLLHDGLEPAVVTQTMTDLAALTVERAAGAWDAVRTGPGWTVVVVGDPVALEGVARSGLADVQVAGGPPPHP, from the coding sequence ATGACGGTCGCGCGCGTCCGGCGACGTCCGCCGGTGGGACCACCTCGCCCGTGGGCCTTCCCCGAGGCGGAGAGCACCGTGGCCCCGAACGGGCTGCGGATCCTGCTGGTCGACCTCCCCGGCCAGCACGTCCTCTCGCTGCGGCTCGCCCTGCCGGCCCCGGTCGCCGACGAGACGCCGGGCACCGAGGGCTCGACGCTGCTCATGGCGCGCTGCCTGGACGAGGGGACGACCACGCACAGCGCCACCGAGCTCGCGGAGGTCGCCGAGCGGCACGGCATCGCCCTGGGAGCGGGCGCGGGGGAGCAGGGCGTGCACCTGGGGCTGGAGGTCACGGCCCGGCACCTGCCCGCCGCGGTCGAGCTGCTGCTGGAGTGCCTGACCGAGCCGACCTTCCCCGCTCCCGAGGTGTCCCGACTGGTCCGGCACCGACTCACCGACCTCGCCCACGAGCTGGCGGACCCCACCGGGTGCGCCGGCCACGAGTTCCGCACGGCCTACTTCGACCCTCAGGGCCGGGCGCACCTGCCGCTGGGTGGCTCGGCGAGCACCGTCGGCACCCTGACGTCGGACGTGCTCGCAGACCGCCACGCGGGTCTGTCCCCGGTGGGAGGCACCCTCGTGCTGGCCGGGGACCTGTCGGACGTCCCGGACGCCGCCGGCCTGCTCTCGAGCACCTTCGGCTCCTGGCGCAGCACCGCCGTGCCGGCCGCCGTCGGCGGGGCGTCACGTCGCGCCCCGGACGCCGAGCGGCTGGTGCTGGTGCCCCGCCCCGGCGCGGCGCAGACCGAGCTGATGCTCGGCCGCCCCGGGCCGGACCGTCGCACGGAGCACGGCTGGGGCACCTACCAGGCCCTCGGGATGCTCTTCGGCGGGGCACCGCACGCCCGCCTGGACCGGGTGCTGCGGGAGGAGCGCGGCTACACCTACGGCATGCGGCTGGGGTTCCGTCCCCGTCGGCAGGGCGGTCAGTGCATGGTGGGCGGGTCGGTGCGAGCCGATGCCACGCTGCCGGCCCTGGAGGAGACCCTGCGCATCCTGGCGGTGCCGGGCGCCGAGCTGACCGGGCGCGAGGTGCGGGAGGCGGCCGACTACCTGGCGATGACCGCGCCCTCCCGCTACCTCACCGCGGACACGGTCGCCGACGAGCTGGTCTCGTTGCTGCACGACGGCCTCGAGCCCGCTGTCGTGACGCAGACCATGACCGACCTCGCGGCGCTCACCGTCGAGCGGGCGGCGGGCGCCTGGGACGCGGTGCGCACCGGCCCGGGCTGGACCGTCGTCGTGGTGGGTGACCCGGTCGCACTCGAGGGCGTCGCCCGCTCAGGGCTCGCCGACGTCCAGGTGGCCGGCGGCCCGCCCCCTCATCCCTGA
- a CDS encoding M16 family metallopeptidase, with translation MPLDLPVAHRTLPNGLQVVVSEDHAVPSVSMSLWVDVGSRHEEPGRTGLAHLFEHLMFQGSELVAEGEHMATLMAHGGRANASTNFDRTAYVQSVPSSCLELALWLEADRHGHLLPALTQENLDNQRDVVVEEKRQRYDTVPYGTALAALCDMLFPPDHPYAHPTIGSMDDLAAATLQDAHDFYRSHYGPRTSVLTLVGDIGPEEGFELVERYFGHLTDGTTPRPAPTAALPPLEQPVRRVVTDPQAPSERLYIAARLPAATDPGFLPCALALDAIASLGISLVHERLLRGAESASGASASVLGLRDGTSVGLIVADVTEGTDPREVEQEIAQILEEFAADGPRPVELEASRADSERSWSEALAGYDERADLLSRATLLFADPAQVTRHLDEVLAVGADEIRDAAARHLVPSALATLVYRWEPEV, from the coding sequence ATGCCCCTCGACCTTCCCGTGGCCCACCGGACCCTGCCCAATGGTCTGCAGGTCGTCGTGAGCGAGGACCACGCCGTGCCGAGCGTGAGCATGAGCCTGTGGGTCGACGTGGGCTCACGGCACGAGGAGCCGGGCCGCACCGGCCTGGCGCACCTCTTCGAGCACCTGATGTTCCAGGGGAGCGAGCTCGTGGCCGAGGGGGAGCACATGGCCACGCTCATGGCGCACGGCGGCCGGGCCAACGCCTCCACGAACTTCGACCGGACCGCCTACGTGCAGTCCGTCCCGAGCTCCTGCCTGGAGCTGGCCCTCTGGCTCGAGGCGGACCGGCACGGTCACCTCCTGCCGGCGCTGACCCAGGAGAACCTCGACAACCAGCGGGACGTGGTCGTGGAGGAGAAGCGTCAGCGCTATGACACCGTGCCCTACGGCACCGCCCTGGCCGCCCTGTGCGACATGCTGTTCCCGCCGGACCACCCCTACGCCCATCCCACGATCGGGTCGATGGACGACCTCGCCGCCGCGACCCTGCAGGACGCCCACGACTTCTACCGCTCGCACTACGGGCCGCGGACCAGCGTCCTCACCCTGGTCGGCGATATCGGGCCGGAGGAGGGCTTCGAGCTCGTCGAGCGCTACTTCGGCCACCTGACCGACGGCACGACGCCCCGTCCTGCGCCCACCGCGGCGCTGCCCCCGCTGGAGCAGCCGGTGCGCCGCGTCGTGACCGACCCGCAGGCACCGTCCGAGCGCCTCTACATCGCCGCCCGACTGCCCGCTGCGACCGACCCGGGCTTCCTCCCGTGCGCGCTCGCGCTGGACGCGATCGCCTCGCTCGGCATCTCGCTGGTGCACGAGCGGCTGCTGCGCGGCGCGGAGAGCGCCAGCGGTGCCTCGGCGTCCGTGCTCGGCCTGCGCGACGGCACGTCGGTCGGTCTGATCGTCGCCGACGTGACGGAGGGGACGGATCCCCGCGAGGTCGAGCAGGAGATCGCACAGATCCTCGAGGAGTTCGCCGCGGACGGGCCTCGGCCGGTGGAGCTGGAGGCGTCGCGGGCGGACAGCGAGCGGTCCTGGTCAGAGGCTCTCGCGGGCTACGACGAACGCGCCGACCTGCTCAGCCGTGCCACCCTGCTCTTCGCGGACCCGGCCCAGGTCACCCGTCATCTGGACGAGGTCCTGGCGGTCGGGGCCGACGAGATCCGCGACGCGGCCGCGCGCCATCTCGTCCCGTCGGCCCTCGCGACCCTGGTCTACCGGTGGGAGCCCGAGGTATGA